A single genomic interval of Desulfovibrio intestinalis harbors:
- a CDS encoding ABC transporter permease, with amino-acid sequence MLPRLPLASYVDSLVEFLVEHVSGFTRAGSEFMLGLLDNFEQMLLLPPPWLFILLLAGIAWWVTRKPGLSVFVVLGFGLLWNLGLWVPSISTLALVLSATLLSVLIGVPCGIMAAMYPAVRKVVMPVLDVMQTMPAFVYLIPAIPFFGIGKVSAVVATVIFSVPPAIRLTCLGIQQVPQDLVECSEAFGATRMQRLYKLELPLAMPTIVAGVNQTIMLALSMAVIAAMIGARGLGGEVWKAIQRLNIGMGFEAGLGIVIVAITLDRLFRALAQRSSGKCA; translated from the coding sequence ATGCTGCCTAGATTGCCATTGGCCAGCTATGTGGACAGCCTTGTGGAGTTTTTGGTTGAGCATGTTTCCGGCTTTACCCGCGCCGGATCAGAATTCATGCTGGGCCTGCTGGACAATTTCGAGCAGATGCTCCTTTTGCCGCCACCGTGGCTTTTCATCCTGTTACTGGCTGGTATTGCATGGTGGGTGACACGCAAACCCGGCCTGTCAGTGTTCGTCGTTCTGGGGTTCGGTCTGCTGTGGAATCTGGGCCTCTGGGTTCCTTCCATCAGCACTCTTGCACTGGTGCTTTCCGCCACCCTGCTTTCCGTACTTATTGGCGTACCCTGCGGCATTATGGCTGCAATGTACCCTGCGGTGCGCAAGGTGGTCATGCCTGTGCTGGACGTCATGCAAACCATGCCGGCATTTGTCTACCTTATCCCGGCCATCCCCTTCTTCGGTATTGGCAAGGTCAGCGCCGTGGTAGCCACTGTCATCTTTTCAGTGCCGCCAGCCATTCGCCTGACATGCCTGGGTATTCAGCAAGTGCCGCAGGACCTTGTCGAGTGCTCAGAAGCCTTTGGGGCCACACGCATGCAGCGCCTCTACAAACTGGAGTTGCCTCTGGCCATGCCCACCATTGTGGCAGGCGTTAACCAGACCATCATGCTGGCCCTCTCTATGGCCGTCATCGCGGCCATGATTGGCGCACGCGGCTTGGGCGGCGAAGTGTGGAAGGCTATTCAGCGCCTTAATATCGGCATGGGATTTGAAGCCGGACTTGGCATAGTCATTGTGGCCATCACCCTTGATCGGCTGTTCCGCGCTCTGGCCCAAAGAAGTTCAGGCAAATGCGCCTAG
- a CDS encoding quaternary amine ABC transporter ATP-binding protein, translating into MAKISIQNVSKVFGPHPKQALELAAKGVSRADILRKTRTTVALFDISLDITDSELLVIMGLSGSGKSTLLRCLNGLIMPTTGRILVDGEDITTMNDQKLRHVRHRCFGMVFQNFALFPHRTVLQNTAFGLEVMGIPKADRLKKSEEVLERVGLAQWKNSSPGQLSGGMKQRVGLARALALEPEVLLMDEAFSALDPLIRQEMQDELLALQEDIQKTIVFITHDLNEAFKLGDRIVLLQDGTVVQTGTPENILQAPANDYVARFVASADASQVLTAASVMKRSEDVAVLGLDGPRAALRKMRAYSIASLFVLDRHRRFVGVINAADAKQMVTEGRSDLTEITSTDIVTVSPDTSVTEIVPLMAELPYPLAVVDERRRLQGVIVRGLLLGSLVEHSKGGANAA; encoded by the coding sequence ATGGCAAAAATTTCTATCCAAAACGTTTCTAAGGTTTTTGGTCCACATCCCAAACAAGCTCTTGAGCTTGCAGCCAAAGGCGTCTCGCGGGCTGACATTCTGCGCAAAACCCGCACCACAGTTGCCCTGTTCGACATCTCTTTAGACATCACCGACAGTGAATTGCTTGTCATAATGGGCCTTTCCGGCAGTGGCAAGTCAACACTGTTGCGTTGCCTCAATGGCCTTATCATGCCGACTACCGGGCGCATTCTTGTGGACGGCGAAGACATCACCACCATGAACGATCAAAAGCTGCGTCATGTGCGACATCGCTGCTTTGGCATGGTCTTTCAGAACTTTGCGCTCTTTCCCCATAGAACGGTCTTGCAGAACACAGCCTTCGGCCTTGAGGTTATGGGAATACCCAAAGCCGACCGCCTGAAAAAAAGTGAAGAAGTGCTTGAACGGGTGGGACTGGCGCAGTGGAAAAATTCTTCCCCCGGGCAGCTTTCTGGCGGCATGAAGCAGCGTGTTGGCCTTGCCCGCGCCCTTGCCCTGGAGCCGGAAGTTCTGCTTATGGACGAAGCTTTCAGCGCTCTTGACCCTCTTATCAGGCAAGAGATGCAGGACGAACTGCTTGCGCTTCAGGAAGACATACAGAAGACCATTGTCTTCATTACACATGACCTGAACGAAGCTTTCAAACTTGGGGACCGTATCGTCCTGCTTCAGGACGGAACTGTCGTTCAGACTGGCACCCCTGAAAACATTCTGCAGGCTCCTGCCAATGATTATGTAGCCCGCTTTGTGGCCTCGGCAGACGCATCGCAGGTGCTTACAGCAGCCAGCGTCATGAAGCGCTCGGAAGATGTCGCGGTGCTGGGGCTGGACGGGCCTCGCGCTGCCCTTCGTAAAATGCGGGCCTATTCCATCGCGTCGCTTTTCGTGCTGGACAGGCATCGCCGCTTTGTTGGCGTCATAAACGCCGCAGACGCAAAACAAATGGTCACAGAAGGACGATCCGACCTCACTGAAATCACCAGCACAGACATTGTCACCGTCAGCCCCGACACCTCGGTTACTGAAATTGTGCCCCTTATGGCCGAACTGCCATATCCCCTGGCTGTGGTTGATGAACGCCGACGCCTTCAGGGCGTTATAGTTCGCGGCCTGTTGCTTGGCTCTCTTGTGGAGCACAGTAAGGGAGGCGCAAATGCTGCCTAG
- the nrfD gene encoding NrfD/PsrC family molybdoenzyme membrane anchor subunit — protein sequence METTKTMQKDTPQSACKAYSQDYSEDVIPHLPPWGVMTVIDVWLNNAALGLYIVTACALLLRPVTFGILAQPAFVLAWLLLVADLLMLVADLGDPRRFHHMLRTFRPTSPMWVGVWALTLSSVTILIPALWGALGLMNGFELLPPACAASIMAVLDSDAAVNILVTFIALGIICAAGGLCYKGVLFSATSRPVWRKTRWFSAYLTNGGILLGCALFIGLGMALHVTNGLHKLFPAMLVMLVIDMLLLQFHLRPAMRDGSSTLQRRNLGTATVLDAAAFACLLAVIAGVGNPALVALAVLAIAASALMGRHSFVLPTRGV from the coding sequence ATGGAGACGACCAAAACCATGCAAAAAGACACTCCGCAGAGTGCCTGCAAGGCATACAGCCAGGACTATTCAGAAGACGTCATCCCGCACCTTCCTCCGTGGGGAGTCATGACCGTTATTGACGTCTGGCTCAACAACGCGGCTTTGGGACTCTACATTGTAACGGCGTGCGCCCTGCTGCTACGGCCGGTGACCTTCGGCATTCTGGCCCAACCTGCGTTTGTGCTGGCATGGCTGCTTCTTGTTGCCGACCTGCTCATGCTTGTGGCCGACCTTGGCGACCCGCGCCGTTTTCACCACATGCTGCGCACTTTTCGTCCAACCTCACCCATGTGGGTTGGCGTATGGGCATTGACCCTGTCGTCAGTGACCATTCTCATTCCGGCCCTTTGGGGAGCGCTGGGCCTTATGAACGGTTTTGAGCTGCTGCCCCCGGCATGCGCGGCCAGCATTATGGCCGTTCTTGATTCAGATGCGGCGGTGAACATACTGGTGACGTTCATAGCCCTTGGCATCATCTGCGCTGCTGGCGGGCTCTGCTACAAGGGTGTGCTTTTTTCTGCCACCTCACGGCCAGTATGGCGTAAGACGCGCTGGTTTTCGGCCTATCTGACCAATGGCGGTATACTGCTTGGCTGCGCACTGTTTATCGGTTTGGGCATGGCCCTGCACGTAACCAATGGCCTGCACAAACTTTTCCCCGCCATGCTGGTAATGCTGGTAATCGACATGCTGTTGCTCCAATTTCATTTGCGGCCAGCCATGCGCGACGGCTCCAGCACTCTGCAACGCAGAAATCTCGGCACAGCAACCGTGCTTGACGCAGCGGCCTTTGCCTGTCTGCTGGCTGTAATAGCTGGTGTGGGAAATCCGGCCCTGGTAGCGCTTGCCGTGCTGGCTATTGCCGCATCGGCCCTTATGGGCCGCCACAGCTTTGTACTGCCCACACGCGGCGTGTAG
- a CDS encoding 4Fe-4S dicluster domain-containing protein: MTTDTQHLPQKPRGFLQRVIYPFQRGAQPEQQEAVGFFTDTSVCIGCKACQVGCKHWNMLPGLEPRLSGRSYDNTLELSAKTWRHVKFAEVITPDVPANNRQGLRWLLASDSCKHCEDAPCLRACPTGALIRTEVGGVYPQSDICNGCASCVAACPFGVIARSEETGHSHKCTFCLDRVRDGLHPACAKTCPAASIRFGKLEDMRNAARNRLTQLQAQGVTNARLYGLDATENYSSLHNIFLLLDNPAKYGLPEDPIHPARRLKGDYARAIAGVLAGMAIVGASVVFGGYL; this comes from the coding sequence ATGACAACTGATACGCAGCATCTTCCGCAGAAACCGCGTGGGTTCCTGCAACGGGTGATCTATCCCTTCCAGCGCGGCGCGCAACCAGAGCAGCAGGAAGCCGTGGGCTTTTTTACCGACACGTCCGTCTGCATCGGCTGCAAGGCCTGTCAGGTGGGCTGCAAACACTGGAACATGCTGCCCGGCCTCGAGCCGCGCCTTTCAGGCCGCAGCTACGACAACACGCTGGAGCTGTCAGCAAAAACATGGCGGCATGTTAAATTTGCGGAAGTCATCACCCCGGACGTGCCAGCCAACAATCGCCAAGGGCTACGCTGGCTGCTGGCCAGCGACAGCTGCAAGCACTGTGAAGACGCCCCCTGCCTGCGGGCCTGCCCTACGGGCGCGCTTATCCGCACCGAGGTAGGCGGCGTATACCCGCAATCGGACATCTGCAACGGCTGCGCCTCATGCGTGGCGGCCTGTCCCTTCGGCGTCATAGCCAGAAGCGAGGAAACAGGTCATTCGCACAAGTGTACCTTCTGCCTTGACCGTGTGAGAGACGGCCTGCATCCGGCCTGCGCCAAAACCTGCCCGGCGGCCTCCATACGTTTTGGCAAACTTGAAGACATGCGTAATGCGGCCCGCAACCGCCTTACCCAGTTGCAGGCCCAAGGAGTAACCAACGCCCGGCTTTACGGGCTGGACGCCACAGAGAACTACTCTTCCCTGCATAATATTTTTCTGTTGTTGGATAATCCTGCAAAATACGGACTGCCCGAAGACCCTATACATCCGGCCCGGCGCCTCAAGGGTGATTATGCACGGGCCATTGCCGGGGTTTTGGCGGGCATGGCAATAGTGGGCGCATCCGTAGTTTTTGGAGGATACCTGTAA
- a CDS encoding molybdopterin-dependent oxidoreductase — translation MPGLGASFGFGACTNFPRDMRNSDCILIMGSNMAESHPVGFQWVMEAKERGATLIHVDPRFTRTSAVADHHVRIRPDSDLAFLGALINLIIKKKGYFTDFVSQYTNAATLVSEKFSFDENTGLFVGFDPVTRTYDQEPDAWDYELDAQGMPVTDSTLQHPRCVLRVLEKHFESYTSEKAAETCGCSPEDVELVADLLMANSGTDRTSVMAYALGWTQHTSGTQIIKAAGIIQLLLGNIGRPGSGIVALRGHANVQGATDIPTLFNNLPNYIPQPKAIPEHATLKSLLEYGHGLGGRRGKGERGMWRQEGIKGAWAAMPSYMVSLLKAWYGDAATAENEYCYQNLPKMQKDESEQIFFKETLQGIVRGMFVFGQNPAVSSPNSGFHREAMRRLDWLVVVDAFETESAAVWYADPNGPGPETVGTEVFLLPASLAMEKGGSVSNTERLVQWHEPVLEAPGDSKSDLWYVYQLGKRLKALYADSTLERDKALQQLTWDYCKPGDDEPDPELVLREMNGFNTVTGEHLKSTGQLAADGSTACGCRLYCGVYPAQDQNLAKRRGTISDDENFYLNWAWAWPGNSRILYNRASADPEGKPWSERKAIIHWDSNAKRWTGADVPNYVLDKAPDYRPTPESRGMDAIPGNAPFTVHFDGLGWLFAPFGLSDGPMPVHYEALETPVRNTMAAQQISPSTTLIEDSRNAIAAQGDPRYPIILTSYRVTEQFVAGVMTRRSSWINELQPSLFFEMDQELAESLNLRTLDWVIAESKRGSIEGRVLVTPRMAPLMVCGSKVHVVGVPMHFGFKGEVTGDSVNVLTALSLGPNSDIASVKSIACRIRPGRLTPRSEHKDDFRDAYTPLPDAPMKNVPWICKPEGRLDYDN, via the coding sequence GTGCCCGGTCTGGGCGCATCATTCGGTTTCGGTGCCTGCACCAACTTCCCGCGCGACATGCGCAACAGCGACTGCATCCTTATTATGGGTTCCAACATGGCGGAGTCTCACCCTGTGGGCTTTCAGTGGGTAATGGAAGCCAAGGAACGGGGCGCGACCCTCATACATGTGGACCCGCGTTTCACGCGTACCTCGGCTGTAGCCGACCACCATGTGCGCATCAGGCCCGATTCAGACCTGGCCTTTCTTGGCGCGCTTATTAACCTTATTATCAAGAAAAAAGGTTATTTCACAGATTTTGTCAGCCAGTACACCAACGCTGCAACTCTGGTGAGCGAAAAGTTTTCCTTTGATGAAAATACGGGGCTTTTCGTGGGCTTTGATCCTGTCACGCGCACGTATGACCAGGAACCGGATGCCTGGGACTATGAGCTGGATGCCCAGGGCATGCCCGTAACAGATTCCACGCTGCAACATCCCCGGTGTGTGCTTCGCGTGCTCGAAAAGCATTTTGAAAGCTACACCTCGGAAAAAGCTGCGGAAACATGCGGATGTTCCCCGGAAGACGTTGAACTGGTGGCCGACCTGCTTATGGCCAATTCTGGCACTGACCGCACTTCGGTTATGGCCTATGCCCTTGGCTGGACCCAGCACACCAGCGGTACGCAAATCATCAAGGCCGCAGGCATCATCCAGTTGCTTCTGGGCAACATTGGCCGCCCCGGCAGCGGCATCGTAGCCTTGCGGGGCCATGCCAACGTGCAGGGCGCAACGGACATTCCCACCTTGTTTAACAATTTGCCCAACTATATTCCCCAGCCCAAGGCCATCCCCGAACACGCTACGCTCAAGAGTCTGCTTGAATACGGACACGGCCTGGGCGGACGCCGGGGCAAGGGCGAAAGAGGCATGTGGCGTCAGGAAGGCATCAAGGGCGCGTGGGCAGCCATGCCCTCTTACATGGTCAGCCTGCTCAAGGCCTGGTACGGCGATGCCGCCACAGCAGAAAATGAATATTGCTACCAAAATCTGCCCAAGATGCAGAAGGACGAATCCGAGCAGATATTCTTTAAGGAAACCTTGCAAGGCATTGTGCGCGGCATGTTTGTTTTTGGGCAAAATCCCGCTGTCAGCTCGCCCAACTCCGGCTTTCACCGTGAAGCCATGCGCAGGTTGGACTGGCTGGTTGTGGTGGACGCATTTGAAACAGAAAGCGCCGCCGTCTGGTATGCCGACCCCAACGGCCCCGGCCCTGAAACTGTAGGCACTGAAGTTTTTCTGCTGCCAGCTTCACTGGCAATGGAAAAAGGCGGTTCCGTCTCCAATACCGAACGTCTGGTGCAATGGCACGAACCTGTACTGGAAGCGCCCGGCGACAGTAAATCCGACCTCTGGTACGTCTACCAGTTGGGCAAGCGGCTCAAGGCCCTGTATGCCGATTCCACTCTGGAACGCGACAAGGCGTTGCAACAGCTTACCTGGGACTACTGCAAACCGGGTGACGATGAGCCAGACCCCGAGCTTGTGCTGCGCGAAATGAACGGCTTCAACACCGTCACTGGCGAACACCTCAAAAGCACGGGCCAGCTTGCAGCCGACGGCTCCACGGCCTGCGGCTGCCGCCTCTACTGCGGCGTTTACCCGGCACAAGACCAGAACCTTGCCAAAAGGCGCGGCACCATCAGCGACGACGAAAACTTCTATCTCAACTGGGCGTGGGCATGGCCCGGCAACTCGCGTATTCTTTACAACCGCGCCTCTGCCGACCCTGAAGGCAAGCCCTGGTCAGAGCGCAAGGCCATCATCCACTGGGACTCCAACGCCAAACGCTGGACCGGAGCAGACGTGCCCAACTATGTGTTGGACAAGGCCCCAGATTACCGCCCCACCCCGGAAAGCAGGGGAATGGACGCCATACCGGGCAACGCGCCCTTTACGGTGCATTTTGACGGACTGGGCTGGCTCTTTGCGCCCTTTGGCCTGTCGGACGGCCCCATGCCTGTGCACTATGAAGCGCTGGAAACCCCTGTACGCAATACGATGGCAGCACAGCAGATATCGCCTTCCACCACGCTTATTGAAGATTCGCGCAACGCCATCGCAGCCCAGGGCGACCCGCGCTACCCGATTATCCTTACAAGCTACCGGGTAACGGAACAGTTTGTGGCCGGCGTTATGACGCGGCGGTCAAGCTGGATCAACGAACTGCAACCCAGCCTGTTTTTTGAAATGGATCAGGAACTGGCTGAAAGCCTCAACCTGCGCACTTTGGACTGGGTTATTGCCGAAAGCAAACGGGGATCCATTGAAGGACGGGTGCTGGTAACGCCGAGGATGGCTCCCCTCATGGTCTGCGGCAGCAAGGTGCATGTTGTTGGCGTGCCCATGCATTTTGGTTTCAAGGGCGAAGTGACCGGCGATTCTGTCAACGTGCTCACCGCCTTGTCCCTTGGCCCCAATTCGGACATTGCCAGCGTCAAATCCATCGCCTGCCGCATCAGGCCGGGCAGGCTCACTCCTCGCAGCGAGCATAAGGACGATTTCCGCGACGCGTACACGCCCCTGCCGGATGCCCCTATGAAAAACGTGCCCTGGATTTGCAAGCCCGAAGGGAGGTTGGATTATGACAACTGA
- a CDS encoding dehydrogenase: protein MSHHKEPFSPRTAVCHSRYRDAEKHHSVCLYCAIGCSLNIYKYKGDVVGIEGDDESPVNRGRLCPKGSNTLQVVRSPHRVATVRYRAPYSSQWEDRPMDWAMDRIAQLMKVSREAGFQEKNAAGMTVNTCHSIASLGGSASDNEENYLMKKLFTGGLGMLDVENQARL, encoded by the coding sequence ATGTCCCACCATAAAGAGCCTTTCAGCCCGCGTACAGCTGTGTGTCACAGCAGGTACCGCGATGCTGAAAAACACCATAGCGTCTGTCTGTATTGTGCCATCGGCTGTAGTCTCAATATTTACAAATACAAGGGGGACGTCGTCGGCATTGAAGGCGATGACGAAAGCCCGGTGAACCGTGGACGCTTGTGTCCCAAGGGTTCCAATACCCTGCAGGTGGTGCGCAGCCCCCATCGCGTGGCAACCGTGCGCTACCGCGCGCCCTATTCAAGCCAGTGGGAAGACCGCCCGATGGATTGGGCAATGGACCGCATAGCCCAGCTCATGAAGGTTTCCCGCGAGGCGGGATTTCAGGAAAAAAACGCGGCGGGCATGACGGTTAATACATGCCACAGCATTGCTTCTCTTGGCGGTTCCGCCAGCGACAATGAAGAAAATTACCTCATGAAAAAACTCTTCACGGGCGGGCTCGGCATGCTCGACGTGGAAAACCAGGCCCGTCTCTGA
- a CDS encoding molybdopterin molybdotransferase MoeA translates to MSFCPPYASPHISGKKDILPLEKALAALLACARPTEQTQLLPLLEAYGRVSAADICASLPQPPFDRAQVDGYALRSADIALANPDFPVTLPVVQYLYAGGGPGDPLLPGQAARITTGAMMPQGADCVMWQEDTTVDSCGVTIRHKLSPGRNCHPCGHDVAVGRSLVRRGDVLHSGTLGLLAGQGHTHTYVYSSPTVSMLSTGDELCPPGHPLPRGGIYNISGTLLGVRLQNLGASVQSMSTCPDNYDKLRRHIETMLGQSHLVITTGGVSWGPRDLISRLAEELAARHGGRMLFRGLHMKPGAMTLGAAVGNSVLLGLSGNPVAAAAAFELLARPLIRKISGRARYGLQRQRGIMRNDFGSCRKDARRLMMARLEGTEVYMRPENESIGQPALWDDCNCFVDIPAGCPPLRRGMEVDVILA, encoded by the coding sequence ATGTCTTTTTGCCCACCCTATGCATCGCCGCATATATCAGGAAAAAAAGACATCCTGCCTCTGGAAAAAGCGCTGGCTGCCCTGCTTGCCTGCGCCCGCCCGACGGAGCAGACCCAACTTCTGCCCTTACTTGAGGCCTATGGACGCGTCAGCGCAGCCGACATTTGCGCCAGCCTGCCTCAGCCTCCTTTTGACCGCGCCCAGGTAGACGGCTATGCCCTGCGCAGCGCGGATATTGCCCTGGCCAATCCAGATTTTCCCGTCACCTTGCCAGTGGTTCAATACCTGTATGCGGGCGGCGGCCCAGGTGATCCTCTTTTGCCCGGACAGGCGGCCCGTATAACCACCGGGGCCATGATGCCCCAAGGGGCGGATTGCGTCATGTGGCAGGAAGACACAACGGTCGACAGCTGTGGCGTCACCATACGCCACAAGCTGTCCCCGGGCCGCAACTGCCATCCCTGCGGGCATGACGTCGCTGTGGGGCGGTCGCTGGTACGGCGCGGCGATGTTCTGCATAGCGGAACACTTGGTCTGCTGGCCGGGCAGGGGCACACGCACACATATGTATACAGTAGTCCCACGGTCAGCATGCTTTCTACGGGAGACGAGCTGTGCCCGCCGGGGCACCCTCTGCCCAGAGGCGGCATCTATAACATAAGCGGAACGCTGCTTGGCGTACGTTTGCAAAATCTTGGCGCCAGTGTTCAGAGCATGAGCACCTGCCCCGACAACTACGACAAGTTGCGGCGTCACATTGAAACCATGCTGGGGCAAAGCCATCTGGTCATCACCACTGGCGGCGTATCATGGGGGCCGCGTGACCTCATCTCGCGTCTGGCGGAAGAACTGGCGGCCCGTCACGGCGGCCGCATGCTGTTCCGAGGTTTGCACATGAAGCCCGGGGCCATGACCTTGGGCGCAGCTGTGGGCAACAGTGTTCTGCTTGGCCTTTCTGGCAACCCCGTGGCGGCTGCGGCGGCATTTGAACTGCTGGCCCGGCCTCTCATCCGTAAAATTTCCGGCCGGGCGCGCTACGGGTTACAAAGGCAGCGCGGTATAATGCGCAACGATTTCGGCTCATGCCGCAAGGACGCGCGCCGCCTTATGATGGCGCGGCTTGAAGGAACAGAGGTCTACATGCGACCCGAGAACGAAAGTATCGGGCAACCTGCCCTGTGGGATGACTGCAACTGCTTTGTGGACATACCGGCTGGATGCCCTCCTTTGCGACGCGGCATGGAGGTGGACGTCATTTTGGCTTAG
- a CDS encoding formate dehydrogenase accessory sulfurtransferase FdhD translates to MPTFSLPPACVLRTITRINNTGRREVEDILLREEAYDLICNDKTVARMHCMPTHLEELAVGRLFTMGMLQDACQITSLRIQHPLVQNARTSKDPARATSDKDLPDRDVTSQVAAAHTIAATHAEKTTSVEDTACTATILQHEQNLEGQNLEAQSLEKPRSAGSIWITTTSELSTDNATEEAEVRLTAAQVHKLQAEFEERCVLFRQTGAAHSCALATEKGILMFYEDIARHNALDKLIGAMQLQAVSPQGKLMIFSGRLAVDMLEKAVVSGVRLLIAPGAPSLASVELAETKQVSLLGFVRKDNINIYTCPHRIV, encoded by the coding sequence ATGCCCACGTTTTCACTGCCACCAGCCTGTGTTTTGCGCACCATCACCCGTATTAACAATACGGGCAGGCGCGAGGTGGAGGATATACTGCTGCGCGAAGAGGCTTACGACCTTATTTGTAATGACAAAACCGTAGCCCGCATGCACTGCATGCCCACGCACCTTGAGGAACTGGCGGTTGGCCGCCTTTTCACTATGGGTATGTTGCAGGATGCCTGCCAGATAACGTCCTTGCGCATCCAGCATCCCCTGGTTCAGAACGCCAGAACCTCAAAAGACCCGGCCCGCGCTACTTCTGACAAAGATCTTCCAGATCGGGATGTCACAAGCCAGGTTGCTGCGGCCCATACCATTGCTGCTACCCACGCCGAAAAGACAACCAGCGTAGAGGATACGGCATGCACCGCAACAATTTTGCAGCACGAGCAAAACCTTGAAGGCCAAAACCTTGAAGCGCAGAGCCTTGAAAAGCCTCGCAGTGCCGGAAGCATATGGATAACCACAACATCTGAACTTTCAACAGACAATGCCACTGAGGAAGCCGAGGTGCGGCTTACAGCTGCCCAGGTGCACAAACTTCAGGCGGAATTTGAAGAACGCTGCGTGCTCTTCCGGCAAACTGGGGCTGCCCACAGTTGCGCCCTGGCTACCGAGAAGGGCATTCTGATGTTTTATGAAGACATCGCCCGCCACAACGCCCTGGACAAGCTCATCGGGGCCATGCAGCTTCAAGCGGTGTCGCCGCAGGGCAAGCTTATGATATTCAGCGGGCGTCTGGCCGTGGATATGCTGGAAAAAGCCGTTGTGAGCGGTGTTCGTCTGCTTATAGCGCCGGGCGCGCCCTCCCTGGCTTCGGTAGAGCTGGCTGAAACCAAGCAGGTAAGCCTTCTTGGTTTCGTGCGCAAAGACAACATCAACATCTATACCTGCCCGCACAGGATAGTCTGA
- a CDS encoding GNAT family N-acetyltransferase, with the protein MEKIPFHDLEGHKGWQQAALHSGQADPFCCLPAWQLSFHEVFAPERRLLVWHEARHTSHSMLVLAEQAFAADSVLLTPIDTLWFFSSPLLGLHAVDMLARVTDELAARYAPFFPRIVLSGLQPGSLLPQRLLRTFAYSFDFFMHSEAIQCAASLEGGLDGFLSRRSANHRAKLSKGRRRAQQRGIEYERHIPATGAEAQAVFERMLAVENKSWKGVGQCGMAEEPAKSFYDVMLRRLAPARGARIMFATHEGQDVGFIFGGMAGDVYRGQQFSYDLEWKDAGIGNLMQLEQVEWLCEQGASRYDMGPLTGPRMGYKAHWTERRLPIQTWLMVKKQPD; encoded by the coding sequence ATGGAAAAAATTCCATTTCACGATCTTGAAGGGCATAAAGGGTGGCAGCAAGCAGCGCTGCATTCTGGACAGGCCGACCCTTTTTGCTGTCTGCCTGCATGGCAGCTTTCCTTTCACGAGGTTTTTGCGCCGGAACGCCGTCTTCTTGTGTGGCACGAAGCGCGGCATACTTCGCACAGTATGCTGGTGCTGGCAGAGCAGGCGTTTGCGGCAGATTCTGTTCTGCTGACGCCAATTGATACCTTGTGGTTCTTCAGTTCCCCTCTGCTCGGCCTTCATGCCGTGGATATGCTGGCACGTGTGACGGACGAACTTGCAGCCCGTTACGCTCCTTTCTTTCCCCGTATCGTTCTCAGCGGCTTGCAACCGGGCAGTTTGCTGCCGCAGCGCCTGCTGCGGACATTTGCATACAGTTTTGATTTCTTCATGCACTCTGAAGCCATACAATGCGCAGCCTCTCTTGAGGGCGGCTTGGACGGGTTTTTGTCTCGCAGGTCAGCCAATCATCGGGCAAAATTGTCCAAGGGGCGGCGACGCGCTCAACAGCGCGGCATTGAGTACGAACGGCACATTCCCGCCACCGGGGCTGAAGCTCAAGCTGTTTTCGAGCGCATGCTGGCAGTGGAGAACAAGAGTTGGAAGGGCGTGGGGCAGTGCGGCATGGCAGAAGAACCCGCCAAAAGTTTTTATGACGTCATGTTGCGGCGTCTTGCCCCCGCGCGTGGCGCGCGCATTATGTTTGCCACGCACGAGGGGCAGGATGTGGGATTTATTTTTGGCGGCATGGCGGGCGATGTGTACCGGGGCCAGCAATTCAGTTATGATCTGGAATGGAAAGACGCGGGCATCGGAAACCTTATGCAACTAGAGCAGGTTGAATGGCTGTGCGAGCAAGGGGCAAGCCGTTATGATATGGGGCCGCTTACTGGCCCGCGCATGGGCTACAAGGCTCACTGGACTGAAAGACGCCTGCCCATACAAACGTGGCTGATGGTCAAAAAGCAGCCGGATTGA